From Solanum lycopersicum chromosome 4, SLM_r2.1:
CACACCAAGAACACTCCACCTTCTGTTACTGCTCCTCTTGACTCTAACAGATTGATACTTCACACTGCCAGTCCTACCGATACGCTCCTTTACTTGCAGATCAAAGTCTATCATCCTATCAACCTCATCAATCATCCTTCTTTGATAAGACCTTGCCACCATCCACTTCTAGTAGCCACTTAGACATACCTGCTCCTAGGAGATACTCTAGGATGTAGGATCCACAATACCCCACCTCATTTGATGGAATTTGTCTATTATCTTCCCCTTCTGAAAGACCAGGTCTAAGAACCTTCTCCATCTCTCAGTGCCCTTTTCACCAACACTGGAAAAATTCCCCTCATCTCACTGGATCCTGATAGCCAGCCGGTTATGCAAAACATTTCTTATGATAAGAGAACCTAATTACTATGAGAGAGTAGCTATGAATCCTGCATGGCAACCAACCATGACACGGTAATTTTAGACTTTATATGCTAACCAAACTTAGCATTCGGCTAATCTACCTGCAGGAAAGAAGGCAATGGGTTGTAGGTGGGTTTACAAGATCAAACACAGCGGACATGGAAGTGTAGCAAGGTTCAAGGCTAGGTTGGTGGGCAAAGGGTACACTTGACTACATTGAAACATTTTCACCAATGGTCATCTTGACCATTGTGGAGACTTTAATCAATGTAGTTGTCAAACAAGGATAGTAGCTTTATCAAATAGATGTCAATAACCAACATGGGTTGTGGTGTACTGGTGGGAGTGTTTCACCCTTATCCAGAGGTCTCCTTCAAGCCCTAGCTATAGAGAAAAATCTTGTTGGGAGCGCCACCTCTAAGTGGACCTTGTCGTGTGTCATCCGAATTTAATCGGATCTCCAAGGTAGACTCCGTACATCGAGTGGAACTAGATGTCAATAATGCGTTCCCCATGGAAACTTGCATGGAGAAGTCTAAGTGGATGCTCCATGACTAGTGTGGAGACTCAAAAAGTGTCCGTATGGCTTAAAACAGACAAGTAGACAATGGTATGATAAGCTAACAGAAACTTTACACTCGATTTGCATATCAATCGGACaacaaaatacaattaaatatgcTTGAAATGAAAACCCACAATTACCAAAGTTATCCCGTCACAATTTCATCCCTAATTCAACTGTACTTCATATATATGAAGATTATAAGCTAAATTCACAGCTATGGGGTTCGATTCTTACCTCAAATAGGTGAAAATCCACTGATTATCGGCGACCGGCAGCTTCCGATTCTTCCAAATCGGAGAAGAACGTCATTAGTTTATTGGTGTACTTggagaaaatgacaaaattagtccactattcaaaaaaattgtcgGTTTTAGTTCATTTACTATATGCTTTatgattttagtttcttaactataaaattatcgattttagttttttaagtattcaaaaatttattagagttggtctttttctatttttcatataaatagCTTAGGTTTGTATTAACGAAATTCATGTTTCGATAAATAAAATCTTtagcaattttttttgttgtttctctctccgcttcattttcttcaaattaatcTTACGCGAAGAACCTTAACCTTAACGGTTCAAAACAAAATTCAcaagtaaagaaaatataagtcataattttattcaacaaaaagtatatttattgCTACTAATGACTTGAATATactaaactttattataaaaagaaaaattttattcGCTGTTAAATTAAAAGTTTGTACTCCAATGACTTCATTGAACggaattcatttaattttttaaaaactgaaATTTGTAAAATggtatatttgtaatttttttaattattatttaataaatcaattttattattttattttatgtaaagaatttgagtaaattaaattaaattcacactaattaaatattcaagtgaGACATCAAGTTATTAACAACAattatatgcttaattttatCCTCCATTCAATAAAATTAGGAATTATATCTTGTTtcctcattaattttattttgaatcgtaaacgttattattttttttataacagtAAATGTCATTGATATATGTGATATGAATTTGACATGttataattatctttattaACTATTTTCAgaatttattatcaaaattatttaacaaaaaataaaataataaaatttaaatttattccttaaaataaaattttgaaactcgTACATCTTCTCCCCCTTTCCACATTAACAAACAAAATCTATCGGAGAAACGCTTGTCGGCGAAATTTTCTATACTCTTTTTCTCACCTGTCGGGATTCACtcatttttcaacttcaattttttgcTATTTATATGGAgcgaattttttttgtttatcacGTAAAACATTAAGGTAATATTTTATTCACTtgaaagttatttaattgaaaaaattttataaaattaaaatgttaaagtaagttttgttaaataaatttaagaatcattttaatttcttcataatGATAAACGTAGTAAACATCCCAACAAGTTGTCAAAAATACCACTCCCATTTGCTTGCCATTTACATGTCctaatttatatttctttttgcCATTTAAATTAGGCAGATTGACGGGGAAGACTCTCGTACTTGTCATCTAGATCCTTCTACTCACGACTTTTTCAACGAAACACTTAAAGTtattaaaatatcttattttaaatCCCTTTGAACATGAGTGTCTCTCAATCGCGCTGATGTGGATAACACATCATTATCCATACCAGATAACATACACCAAAAATTGCtatatcatttttatcatttcaaatattttagtttccaaaaagaaaagaatttcatattcattttaaaaattagtcttttaaaattgattcacCAGAAAAAATATCTCTCCGACCACTTCATTCACGAATAGCCGCCGTTGAGGTAGTCATTGTCAAGAAATCAATATCGACGAGTTGTGACGAGTTGTTTGGCCGAAAAATCCATCAAAATTAAAAGTGGAGAAGTGGAGGAAATAATAATCTTTTCATCaaaagttttatgtttttctctcttctaaattttttttatttatttgtcacttcaatcttgttttttcttatttgtttctttttcctttttttcttctataaatCTAATCTCTAGTGttagaagagaaaaataaaaaacaagtatCGTAAAAAAGAATGAAGATTAAAGAAAGATAAACGAAGTGGGGGAGAGAGGAGGGGGAAAGGCAACGGTGATGGTGACAGTGATAACTTATGACGACGAAGAAGTAGAGTAACGGTAAGGAAATATAGAAAAATCCAAGAAGGGGATTTTTTTCATTacatatacatttttaattgatgTATGTGCTTCACTTGCTTTTAAACGCGTGTAACCATACATTTCATCCTATTCAACGAATAAACGCCACATAAGCTTGGACAACAGTCACTGAGATTTAAAATAACctgttttaataattttaaatgtttaattGACAAAGTCGTGAGTAGATAGGTTTAGGTGTCAAATAGAATCAAATACGAGAATTTCTTGGAATAtttcccctttaaattaaattatttgagtggttagtatatattattttataatgaagaaaatatattcattttataaagATTCAAATTTAGAAATTGGTGCTTGACTTGATATGATTTAATCTAAACTATTAACATTTGGATTTTGAAATTGGTGCTTGACTTGGATTGtttcataaataatatgaataaagaaagatgttaaatatatgtattatattgagaaaaaaattacttatatggaaaaacatataatatatgaaaatatatgacctttttttaaataaataaaataaataaattataataggttttacatttttatatatatatatatatatatatatatatatatatatatatatatatatatatatatatatattttgactaTTAAACCGCCCCTATATTCTTTCATTTCCATTTTGTTCTGAGAATCAAAATGTCTTCCGCCGGAATCACCGTCGCCGACGGCGGCGCAGCGCTGTATTTCTGCCATAAATGCAGTAACACCGTCACCATTACCCCTTCTCCTAGCGGCGATCTCTTCTGCCCTACTTGCAACAGTGATTTCGTCGAGGAATACGAGGAACCGGACCCTGAACCGGAAATGTTTCCGAACTTCCCCAACCCGGGCTTGTTGAGTAGTTTACTCATGGGTGCTCGTCCGCGTTCTGCTCCTACCACCGGTTCTCATCAGCATTCTGCTCCTGCCACCGGTTCTCGTGTTTCCCCATACACTGCTTTTTTCAACTCAAACCGAAACCCTAGGCAAATGTCCTCCGGGTCTGATGATTTCAATCCATTTGAGTTTCTTCAGACTCATCTGGCTGCTCTAAGAGCTAACGGGGCTAGTTTCGAGTTCGTTATCGAGGGGGGTAACGGGGGTAGTGGTCTCCAAATGCCGGCGAATTATGGGGACTATTTCATTGGACCGGGGTTTGAGCAATTGATCCAGAATTTGGCAGAAAATGATCCAAACCGATATGGGACTCCTCCGGCGTCGAGAGCAGCGGTGGAGGGGCTCCCTACCATCAAAGTTGATGAGGAATTGATGCGTTCTGAACTGGCACAGTGTGCTGTTTGTAAGGATGATTTTGAGATGGGGTCAGATGTGATACAGATGCCTTGTAAGCATGTTTATCATAAGGATTGTATCATACCGTGGCTTGAGTTGCACAGTTCTTGCCCGGTTTGTCGCTATGAGTTGCCAACGGATGAGCCTGAGAATGAGAACAGGCAAAGAGACAATGATGGGGACTCGAGCGGGGATGGTTCTGCTTCTGGAAGTGGGGGATCAGGGAGAAGGTTTACTACAATATCATTGCCATGGCCTTTGGGAAGCTTTGGAGCATCATCTAGCCAGGGATGATCCGAGTCTCGTGGGCAGCGGAACAGGGAGTCTAATTAGGTAGAGATATACAAACCATAATCGTCTTAATTTGATTGTTCAATTCATTTGATTCAAATTTATACACGTGACTTGCTGATCGAAGCTAAAATTGTACTTGTTCATCGATTTTTGTGACTATCTGTTATTTCGTGTAGTTTGTTTGTAGTATTACTTTGTTGTAGTACTATTATGTTCCTACTTGTTGTTTTGTTACTTTGTATTGTTGATTGTACTTTCAGTATCTGTTATCGTACTATTTTGACTTGAGCCGGGGGTCTATCTGAAACGGCCTCTTTAT
This genomic window contains:
- the LOC101264918 gene encoding E3 ubiquitin-protein ligase RING1-like, yielding MSSAGITVADGGAALYFCHKCSNTVTITPSPSGDLFCPTCNSDFVEEYEEPDPEPEMFPNFPNPGLLSSLLMGARPRSAPTTGSHQHSAPATGSRVSPYTAFFNSNRNPRQMSSGSDDFNPFEFLQTHLAALRANGASFEFVIEGGNGGSGLQMPANYGDYFIGPGFEQLIQNLAENDPNRYGTPPASRAAVEGLPTIKVDEELMRSELAQCAVCKDDFEMGSDVIQMPCKHVYHKDCIIPWLELHSSCPVCRYELPTDEPENENRQRDNDGDSSGDGSASGSGGSGRRFTTISLPWPLGSFGASSSQG